A single Pseudomonadota bacterium DNA region contains:
- the lspA gene encoding signal peptidase II, whose translation MRLLLVRALLVAAVVALAGCDHATKYAAKAELEGAQPKPVIGDVVRLDYVENRDTGFGLLRWIEPEPRLPIILALQSLGAIVLAVALLRRRALDLYAAAFALVLAGALGNLTDRLLRGYVVDFIRVPYWPVFNLADIWITAGLGLLVLAYLGILPRRRAGAEAQP comes from the coding sequence ATGAGGCTCTTGCTGGTTCGGGCCCTTCTCGTCGCCGCCGTCGTCGCGCTGGCCGGGTGCGATCACGCGACGAAATACGCGGCCAAGGCCGAGCTCGAGGGCGCACAGCCCAAACCCGTGATAGGCGACGTCGTGCGGCTCGACTACGTCGAGAACCGCGACACCGGGTTCGGGCTCTTGCGGTGGATCGAGCCCGAGCCGCGGCTGCCCATCATCCTCGCGCTCCAGTCGCTCGGCGCGATCGTGCTGGCCGTGGCGCTCCTGCGGCGCCGGGCGCTCGATCTCTACGCCGCGGCGTTCGCGCTCGTCCTCGCGGGCGCGCTCGGCAACCTCACGGATCGTCTGCTCCGCGGCTACGTCGTGGACTTCATCCGCGTGCCGTACTGGCCGGTGTTCAACCTCGCGGACATCTGGATCACGGCAGGCCTCGGCCTCCTCGTCCTCGCGTATCTCGGTATCCTGCCGAGGCGCAGGGCCGGAGCCGAGGCGCAACCGTAG
- a CDS encoding type II toxin-antitoxin system RelE/ParE family toxin, which translates to MPRTTHKVVWTESAALDLDAIVRFIAADAPLNARKVLSKIRGATDGFVRFPERGRVVPELAENGIVAYRELVVRPYRIVYRMHGRDVYILTVIDGRRDVEDLLLERLTCRPPESRPYDVVAKRDRRKKK; encoded by the coding sequence TTGCCCCGGACGACGCACAAGGTCGTGTGGACCGAGTCGGCAGCCCTAGATCTCGACGCGATAGTGCGTTTCATCGCGGCGGATGCGCCGCTGAACGCCCGGAAGGTGCTTTCGAAGATCCGAGGCGCGACAGACGGCTTCGTTCGATTTCCGGAACGCGGGCGCGTCGTTCCCGAGCTCGCCGAGAACGGAATCGTTGCATACCGCGAGCTCGTCGTACGCCCGTACCGAATCGTCTACAGAATGCACGGGCGCGACGTTTACATCCTCACCGTGATCGATGGTCGGAGGGACGTCGAGGATCTCCTCCTCGAACGGCTGACGTGCCGACCGCCTGAGTCGCGACCCTACGATGTCGTCGCCAAGCGCGATCGGCGGAAGAAGAAGTAG
- a CDS encoding type II toxin-antitoxin system Phd/YefM family antitoxin gives MRLEQRVKPITYLKNHTADLVRDVAAGGRPMVITQNGEAKVVVMDVSAYDRWREAMALMRLVSLSEDDVAAGRLLSTDEAFARASRSIEEG, from the coding sequence ATGCGGCTCGAACAGCGCGTGAAGCCGATCACCTATCTGAAGAACCACACGGCGGATCTGGTCCGCGACGTCGCCGCTGGCGGCAGGCCGATGGTGATCACGCAGAACGGCGAGGCGAAGGTCGTCGTGATGGACGTGAGCGCGTACGACAGGTGGCGCGAGGCGATGGCGCTCATGAGGCTGGTCTCGCTTTCCGAGGACGACGTGGCGGCCGGGCGCCTGCTCTCGACGGACGAGGCGTTCGCGCGCGCGTCGCGGTCCATCGAGGAGGGGTGA